The genomic stretch AACCTCTGTCCCATTACGACGACAGCTATGCACATATTATTTTTGACCTATTTTTTCTTTCAATTCCCTCCAACACTACTTTATCTTGCAGATTCTGAAGCAGTGGATTAACACAccttaaaaattgtgtttgttgttcAATTAACAGCTGATTTAAAACAGACTGCTTAGTGGTGATTTAAAGGTCCACATttgaataattaatgtaaaagatTTACCATATTCACAAAACAAAAgcaaatcaataaaatttatctgaaacATCTCAACTTCTCGATAAAGAAATTGACTTTAAAAGACAATATATTACTTCTCTTagtttacataacaaattttgaacaataacgttttttatatttaatttaattggtcaCACATCCGTTCATCaggtagttaaaattttttattgtattaaaaaaaatttccaaagatGTACAGCCTACTATACactaagaaaaacatattttttacttctaataTACAGAGGAAGCAgaaattcaataattttggaCCAATGTAAAAAGACAATTTTTTGAGTAATAGGGATAGTCCTGAAGTTTTAATTAGTTACACATGTATTTTCTTGTGTCCTTGTATTGCATTGTAAAAGTGATCTAAAACAGCAAAAATTACTTCTgtttaaaaaaacgtatttaaacacatttaatgagTAATATTTTGGAAGCATATTGGAAATCCAGTCCCTACCAAAAATGGACTGAAAAATAAGGattatttagttatatacatGTAGCTATATTAACAATGGGAATgatttttcataaatgtaaaaatgaagtttactACGTGGGAACATTGGTACCTTTATGGGATATTTTTGACTTATTATATTTCCACATACCAATCACTTTCGTGAACAGGAAATATACGTGaattccatattttaaaataaaaaaccgtcACTGTAAACTCATTTTCATCCCTATTATAAAGTACAATAACTCAATGTCTATACATGATATTTTTTCTGTATAACctttcttaaaattgtataaccaattttcaaaattaatgtgtATTTAACAACCCtagcaaaaaaattattatatacctCTATTCCATGCagcaaataaaactttgtaaaaaattttttaacaggtTATACCCATTAGGATCGGTTTTTCAAagacaactaataaataatatatattgcattAGTTGTGATCAGTATTGAGTTAATAATGTAAAGAACATAACTGGATTGTTAAAACAGTTGCGtcgcaaaaataaataatgtcgGGAGCGGTAAGCAACTATTCAACTTGAACGTTCAACAATTTGACAAATTTTGTCCTGAATCTCCAAAAAAGGAGAACTGGACACCTTATCAAAAGAAGACAGCTCACAATATAAAATGGTGAACAATGGTGTGCAGACAAAATAGAACAAGAAagaaagtacataaaaaactgttttagaagtTCCCAAAACAAGACGAATAGAATGccataattttatgtaaaaagatattaaatacCGATTTCAATAGCTAATTTGGAGTGCCATTAAGAGGCCCAGTGTCCTCCCCTCCTTAATAGCCCTGGCCACTTTAGTTAAGCGGAATGATTACTACTTTGGTTGGGTAATTATAGTTCGAAGACAAACCAGTGCACCACACCAAATAATAACTCACTCCTTACCGTTTTGTTTTACTCCGATTTCCTTTATAACTCACACTTTGTAGCTAATGCCACAGCCAACGTATCTAATGACGTAAAAAAAATTCTGTAGACCATAATAGAAGAATTGTTTCAATACAATAAAGAAGTCCATAAAAAAGTACATCGGGCGAAAGTAGGCTAATTACTACTGACCAAAAATGTACTAAAACGGTGAAATTTActctgtatttgtattttttaagataatcaCTTTTTATACAGATTCGTACAAAAAAGTTATACCTGATGTGCCCAACAGCTCGCTTCCTCCAACCTAATAACATCACATTACGTCTCTTTTGTGCCATTTTAAAGTAGTAATGCCCCAATTTCCCCCAATACTGAAAATTTATTCTCTTCAAATGGGATGAACCACCACCTCAAAAAACACTATCTTCAATGTGAGCAAAACCTACCAAAgcaacaaagaaaacaaaaattatgatcACAACTGTTCAACAATAGATAACATTTTTTCaacaatgaaaaaattcaaacttaCAAACGCGTTTGTAAGATTTAAATCAACTAAGGTGACCTATACATTTGTTACCATTATCATCTTTTATTAAGAGACCTTAAAAATGAAACACGATAGGggtaaaaatgttgttataaatcTTTTACTCCACTCTTACAAACGCCTAATTGTAAGAAAGTTGTTACTCATTACCCAATTCCCAAATTTTGCTGTTGTTATTTGTGTTCAGTGACAGTTTTAAGTTAACCTCTCTGAAGTATTTCTTGTAAGGGAATAAGGTGATATTTGTGATCTTTGGAATAACATTTCTTTCAAATTGAGtgatttgttataatattagCCTAACCTTACACGCTTTACACTGCACTACAGAACTTCAAATATTTGGCAGCTACCTGTAAATAACAGAGAGCCTTTGAACACAGCGCCACTCCGCTTATTGTCATAAACAAAGCTTCCTCGAAGACTAATCCAGAAAACATCACAACCGTTTTGTAAGGATCATTGACGAGTTAGTGAGTTTAGTGACGATTGAGATTTATCCTTTCTCTTCCCAAGCGAAGGATGACCATTATCATAACGAGTTCCAAAGTGGGACCATATTAAATATCACGGTTTCTCTGCGGGAAGGTTGACCAGACAAAAACCCACATTTTGGCAGCAGATTTACCAGAACGGCCAAAGAAGGTGGTGGAAAACGTATAATAAGAATGAAGCTCAAAACTGAACTGTTTACATGGTTTCGAACATCTGAGACACCCTAGACTACAGAAATATTGTGGTGTTCTAGGTGAAGAGGGTATTCTCACTTGTCTCATAAATCATAtgcataattgagtgcactacaactGGTTTTGACACGAGTCTCTAAGCACGTGCTTAGAAGTGATCTCTAAacaaattctttttgttttgtttgttattttaggcAATCAATGGGACACTGTTTAATAGTGTCAAAACTGACACAACTATAAAACTCCAACTATGTGTAGGAATCGaacaattaattaaagattaagaTTTGATTAAACTTTAGTTACTCGCTACTTTTCACACAGCACATGGTATATTTTGAGGAATCAatcaaatgcaaaaaaaaaaattcaggaGTATAACACATTATGTACATTGTTTGCAGATGAAACATAACACAATATCACGGAGGCTCAAGTCACGCAAATTCTACTGTCAACGCCACAACAAGTCACAGTCGAAGAGTACGTTTCCCTACGTGGAGGAGGCTAGAAGACGTACATGTTATTCCTGTCCGTCTTCGCACAACTTATTTTCATACTGGGTTTTATCGGGAAACGGAACCCCTGATCCATCATCCCTTCTTACGACACCGGAAATATGGAGGAATGTGCCCAATACCTACTATCTTCTCCTCTGGCTCTTGGAGATCTTCTTGTTGATCGTCAGTTGTGTTCCCCTTCATCTCGATCATGCTACACCTTCGGAGTCGTGGCCTTGGGGCGATTACATCAGCAAGGATGTCCGGAGACGACGAGAAGGACATTTCCCATGCGAGTCTCCGTGTTCACCCTAACAGCCCTGAGCGTGAGAACGGAATTTTGCGATCGTCCCCATCCCGATGTCCCAGGCACATGTCCAACTAAACCCTTTAGCCAATCGTGGGACGGCCACTGCCATTTGGGGTGGTTTTCCATTCCGCATTCGCGATTCCCGTCGCAAACCGTATGCTCCCACTGTGCGGTAGAGTTCCTCAAAGAAAAGAATGAATCAACTTTTTGTCTGCACGACCCTTTTCCCCACCAAGGGAGCACGGGAGGTTCATGGTTACTTTTCAGTTCAGGATTTACTACTTCATACCGATCACATAATCGGCAATCTTCTACTCTTTGAGGGCCAGGCACCTGGATTGTTTGTCCACCCGTTTGCCTCCATCCCCGGCGAACACGGGCAGGGTCAGTCGACCCAGATTCAAGCCCGGAAAAAAGTCGCAGTTATGGTCCTGGCTTTCGTGATCATCTTCATCATATGTTTCTTCCCCTTGCGGATCTTCATGCTGTGGGTCTATTACAACGAAGATTGGCAAAACGATTACAACTACTTCTGGCATTACTTCCGCATCATTGGTTTCTGCCTGGCTTTCTTCAACTCTTGCGTGAACCCCATAGCTTTCTACTTTATCAGCAAGGCTTTCCGGAAGTATTTCAACTACTATCTGGTCTGCTGCCCTTATGAGACCTTAGAAGAGTCCACGATCGCAGCCACGAATAGTTCTATCAGCAGGAGACAGAACTCCGTCATGATGACGAGCCTCAAGGACAGTCACGAGAAAACCTAACTGGTCAGCACTGCTGATGTATCTGTTGACTTATTAAGTTACAATGCTAACAATTTTAAGTGGACCTTGATTGCTCTGCTACCACCGTATCAATGGTGAACTTATAATATTCAATACGCTTTTCCTCCTTTTGTAATTTTAGTTCACTTTTCTGCCTTCACTGTAAAGTCAGTTCACAACTTTGTGCCATACACACATTTAATCAAAGATCACCTGGTTTTTAGTGAGTTGGTCTGTTTGTGCTTGATCATTGAATCGATTCAAACGGAGTGCTCTCAATTAGAGAATGATAATGTTCagccatatattttttattgtgaaacaagaacgtagccaggaggAAATTAGGAgggatccagacaactgatattttcctgtaatGGAGAGAGAgtaagaccccattttgttccttaaaaagttcttggacggtttctttgttgagaacgatctttcagcagtacatgtcattaatgctgaattatttaaataataatactcgtttactaaaaaaattaatagaaaaattaaaaatttgggggtaTCCGGACCCCTTAACCCCCTCGCTGGGTACGTCTTTGTCGTGAAGTAGATATATTGAGAGGGATTGAAGATACCAGACAGAGTAAACCAAGTGAACACAAAATAAAGAGCATTGCATCATTTTGTATTCGTctctttgatattttttaattatataagtaaattcactaccattagttttaaggtctggaattccgttaattcactaccaatgatgtttgtacttaaattagattaaattttggttttctttagccaattgtgttagttaataatagtaaatacctggaatgaagtgatttaacggaaaagaaccaactcgtcttatcttatcagtgataaacgcgcgccgcttatcttttgcctgtaatgaaacctgcgttagttctgtctgagttttgtgagttgatctgggcttggactttgcaagctcgagttaatttttttttttaaagagcaagcagcgcaaagcgctgcgcagcgggcaagaatcgcgtggtagtgaattaacggaaaagaacctaaatttaaaatgtttccattaatttttaaaacgttaacaCTAATTATAGCTAATTATTATTCTTAGCTTACAATACACACACATAAATTTTGTAACggtttaatactaacaaaatatgTGATTGCTGTTTTCTAAACTTTGAGAACAACATACACAATATTGTCTttgtttctcttttttttaagttGGAAAAGCTAACTTTATTGAATGGGCCCCTCGAACTACGTTGTACGTCGAAGTACACAAAGCAACGTCGTAAACACATTCTgcattaatttgttgtaaaataccATGTTCACATGGATGAAGATTTGAACGTTTGTAACAGTTGTAACGTTGCTACCGAAGATAAGAAAAGAATCTGGATAATGCAAGGGATGCAGGGAACCTATCGAAAATAAACAAGGCTGTTCCTGGAAAATTGAAGTAACGCATCAACGTCTATCACGCATTGTAAGATTTTAGTACTTATACAACACCACTATGCTTtggaactaataataatattcatattaccactcaaaagtattattattacttaactttaattttaatgttaatattaaaggtAATACCTAATCTCTAGGTTTTCTTATAACAAGTGCCATTTTTCATTGGGAAACCATACTAAGTAAAGACaattaaactattgtttatattatttatgtagccTTTtagtaaatactattattatattctatttctaacaataaattacttaaacTTACTCTGTTGTCGTTTTCAAGACTCTTACCGGTACGTTTCTGACGGTCGGTTTTGAGTTTGTCGAGCTAACAAACAATATGCtctaaaaaaactatcattttatatttttaactgttttggtaTCCTTCCATTTTGAAAAGTGTTATGAGTgcgttaattttttaaattatttagtaatattaataaatttaaacatagcTATTGTTAACACACTATATAAAAGGCTTTCAAAGAGTTAATTGCTATTTTTCGTCAAGATAAGGTAGTATCTTGCCCTGGCGTAGTTCAACACGGCGACAGATTATTGTATAACAATAATcgattattgtattttgttttaatcgaAATCTCTAATACTGTTATTGATGTTGTCTCTGCAGTACCCAGTCCCTTCAGTGATGGTGAACCTCATGCTActtaacttcaaaattttttcatGCTTTTGTGCCCATATCACCGTTGAAGCAGcatcacaataaaacaaaatcttcTCAACTTAAAAAGTCTGTTTTACTAAGCTGCATTGATGGCTGGTCATTTCTACAGAATAAAGCGGCAATAACGAAAAGCAACAGCTTGGATGACAAGATTATGGTTCTTTAATAGGCCACGGCCACGGCCCCTGCCCCACATctgttttcagtattttatttgcCTGTTAATAACGGCCTGGGGCAGTGCCCTTTTAGCCATATGTGAGCATCAGTCTATTATCCCTTTGATAAACTGATAATTTTGCCATTTAGTTACTCCAGCCAATAATTTCCTCATTCAATTACAAATCATACGTTTTGAGATTACGCATGCAATTGTTATGTCGCTCTTTCTACATCAAAGGTGGCAGAAAGTACTGTAATGTTCAAAATCCCgattttttaagctttttggAATATTTATGTTGGGCAACCAAGCAAAACAATGGGAATTCtgaatttacatataattaaatatactcaGGGACGGATCCGGAAGGTAACTAATTTGGATGAGGTGGGTTGTACCGACGGGGGTGTGAGTTCGGAGAGGTGGAATACTCCTTCGGGTTAGTAAAGAATagcttgataattaattaatttttgtatgggGTTCGGGGCTACAGACATATTCTCAAAACAGCTGAAGCTCTGATGTGGTGTTCTTGTATTTTATTAGAGAGAGTTCCCATCCAAATGACAGTAAATTACTCCAACCATTGAAATGTTGTGCACTTAAATAAAAGTATGCTACAGAAAAGTAACTAAACATAATTTCGTTAACTGCTCTGTATGCatgtttccttaaaataaattactaatagttACCTATGGTCGTATTAAactagaacacacacacacacacacacacacacacacacacacacacacacacacacacacacacacacacacacacacacacacacacacacacacacacacacattataatatttttacttttttgatttgtgtacattatttatcCAAATTTTGTTTTCCGACAGACTCTaggatagatttaaatttaaatgacgtTATATATAACTATTGAGGACTTTACCAATTGTATAATAACACTTTTTGTCAAACTTTTAGTCTGTTTATGcttaatttaagtataattaggtgtactatttaaaatttgtatcaagtgtatgtatttagaaaaaataaaaatctgttaagTCTGTAAGttagagattttattaatttcttaaaattttgttttagaataatggtattttatatttatgtaaaaattattccaaatttatataTGGAATACGTGCTTACCCATACATATACAAGCACGGGTAACTGTTAGACCAATATTAGCTTCTGTGTATGCGAGCATTCCCCAATCCAACAGCCAGAATCCGATATTAATACAAAAGCCACAGCTTACACACTCAGCAAATTCAAGTCATAGTCTtctttttaaatctgtaattatGTATAGCCTATCAGTATTATGaaatcttgtaatatttataaaaattacgcATACCTATTTAGATTTGGTATGGCAAAGTTACTACAACATTTTGTGTGT from Homalodisca vitripennis isolate AUS2020 chromosome 2, UT_GWSS_2.1, whole genome shotgun sequence encodes the following:
- the LOC124355569 gene encoding neuropeptide CCHamide-1 receptor-like, whose product is MNQLFVCTTLFPTKGAREVHGYFSVQDLLLHTDHIIGNLLLFEGQAPGLFVHPFASIPGEHGQGQSTQIQARKKVAVMVLAFVIIFIICFFPLRIFMLWVYYNEDWQNDYNYFWHYFRIIGFCLAFFNSCVNPIAFYFISKAFRKYFNYYLVCCPYETLEESTIAATNSSISRRQNSVMMTSLKDSHEKT